One Setaria italica strain Yugu1 chromosome I, Setaria_italica_v2.0, whole genome shotgun sequence DNA window includes the following coding sequences:
- the LOC101761532 gene encoding protein DETOXIFICATION 35 isoform X2, with amino-acid sequence MEAPLLVKSAEDDVAAPRTYVEVREAFLREAERLWAIAAPITLNILCLYGVNSATQLFAGRLGNLELSAAAVGLSVVSNFSFGFLLGMGSALETLCGQAYGAGRVAALGLYTQRSCLVLAASALLLSPLYAFAGPILRLLGQDERIADAAGDFTLRLLPQMLSLAVAFPTQKFLQAQGKVAVLAWISLAALAAHVAMLALFVGALGWGLRGAAAAYDVTSWGVAVAQAVYVTRWCRGQGWEGLSWRAFRGLWAFAKLSLASAVMLCLEIWYMMVLVVIAGRLDDAEIAVGSVSICMNVNGWGAMLFIGLNAAISVRVSNELGSGRPRAAKHAVAAVVAQSLAMGLVAMAVVLAYRNSFAALFTGDREMQAAVGKVAYLLAATMVLNSVQPVISGVAIGGGWQALVAYINLGCYYAFGLPLGFCLGYFLRLGPQGIWAGMLCGTALQTVILLLVIWNTDWEAEAAQANERIRAWGGEDDCDSEHLGTKEVFRV; translated from the exons atggaggCGCCGCTGCTCGTCAAGAGTGCCGAAGACGACGTGGCGGCGCCGAGGACCTACGTGGAGGTCCGTGAGGCCTTCCTCCGCGAGGCGGAGCGGCTGTGGGCGATCGCGGCGCCCATCACCCTCAACATCCTGTGCCTCTACGGCGTCAACTCCGCGACGCAGCTCTTCGCGGGCCGCCTCGGCAACCTGGAGctctcggccgccgccgtgggcctCTCCGTCGTCTCCAACTTCTCCTTCGGCTTCCTCCTCGGCATGGGCAGCGCCCTCGAGACGCTCTGCGGCCAGGCCTacggcgccggccgcgtcgccgcGCTGGGCCTCTACACGCAGCGCTCCTGCCtcgtcctcgccgcctccgcgctcCTCCTCTCGCCGCTCTACGCCTTCGCGGGGCCCATCCTGCGGCTGCTCGGCCAGGACGAGCgcatcgccgacgccgccggggACTTcacgctccgcctcctcccgcagATGCTCTCCCTCGCGGTCGCCTTCCCCACGCAGAAGTTTTTGCAGGCGCAGGGTAAGGTGGCGGTGCTCGCCTGGATCAGtctcgccgcgctcgccgctcACGTCGCCATGCTCGCGCTCTTCGTCGGCGCCCTCGGCTGGGGCCTCCGCGGGGCCGCCGCGGCCTACGACGTCACGTCGTGGGGCGTCGCCGTGGCGCAGGCGGTGTACGTGACGCGGTGGTGCCGGGGGCAGGGATGGGAGGGCCTGTCGTGGAGGGCGTTCCGGGGGCTCTGGGCCTTCGCCAAGCTCtcgctcgcctccgccgtcaTGCTCTGCCTCGAGATCTGGTACATGATGGTGCTCGTCGTgatcgccggccgcctcgacgACGCGGAGATCGCCGTCGGATCAGTCTCCATCTG CATGAACGTGAATGGTTGGGGGGCGATGCTCTTCATCGGCCTGAACGCCGCCATCAGCGTCCGCGTGTCCAACGAGCTGGGGtccggccgcccgcgcgccgccaagcacgcggtggcggcggtggtggcgcagtCGCTGGCGATGGGTCTGGTGGCCATGGCCGTGGTGCTGGCCTACCGGAACAGCTTCGCGGCGCTCTTCACGGGTGACCGGGAGATGCAGGCCGCGGTGGGGAAGGTGGCGTACCTGCTGGCGGCGACCATGGTGCTCAACAGCGTGCAGCCGGTGATCTCCGGCGTCGCCATCGGCGGCGGGTGGCAGGCGCTCGTGGCCTACATCAACCTGGGATGCTACTACGCGTTCGGGCTCCCGCTGGGGTTCTGCCTGGGGTACTTCCTCCGGCTGGGCCCGCAGGGGATCTGGGCCGGGATGCTGTGCGGCACCGCGCTGCAGACGGTCATCCTGCTGCTCGTCATCTGGAACACGGACTGGGAAGCCGAG GCTGCGCAGGCGAACGAGCGCATCCGGGCGTGGGGAGGGGAGGACGATTGCGACAGCGAGCATCTGGGAACAAAGGAAGTGTTCCGAGTGTGA
- the LOC101771942 gene encoding zinc finger protein 7 → MDLSQETNKDEGARTSSPSGEADDDKEELMQKQQRAGSGDEDDEGTRQPYKCTFCRRGFPTAQALGGHMNVHRRHRGRPAAPAAAAQGSSSSCYEQQPYVYSTTRTMPVLAAFGQTHPAASGASMAAGGGLLHAAELQRPYELRLFGRDCAAGGRGKEGGAGDVHRDRCYARDGDGGDHGGGEELDLELRLGGAAGS, encoded by the coding sequence ATGGATTTGAGTCAAGAAACCAACAAGGACGAGGGCGCAAGGACGTCGTCCCCGAGCGGTGAGGCTGACGACGACAAGGAGGAGCTGATGCAGAAGCAGCAgcgcgccggcagcggcgacgaggacgacgagggaACAAGGCAGCCGTACAAGTGCACCTTCTGCAGGAGGGGGTTCCCGACGGCGCAGGCGCTCGGCGGCCACATGAACGTCCACCGTAGGCACAGGGGGAGGCcagcagcgccggcggcagcagcgcaAGGAAGCAGCAGCAGTTGCTACGAGCAGCAGCCGTACGTATACTCCACGACGAGGACGATGCCCGTGTTGGCGGCGTTCGGCCAAACGCatccggcggcgagcggggcatccatggcggccggcgggggcttGTTGCACGCGGCGGAACTGCAGCGGCCGTACGAGCTGCGCCTGTTCGGCCGTGACTGCGCCGCCGGCGGTCGCGGCAAGGAAGGTGGCGCCGGAGACGTCCACCGAGATCGCTGCTACGCGAGAGACGGGGACGGTGGCGATCATGGCGGAGGGGAGGAGCTGGACTTGGAGCTCAGGCTTGGCGGCGCAGCTGGATCATGA
- the LOC101760740 gene encoding probable E3 ubiquitin-protein ligase RHB1A isoform X2, with protein MGGCCCCSSRASESDRAPVHIYHRQNPEEHEPLSSAFDGASPTSAIVAVDTNLDTSTLDTYRAPPAPLPYDVGLKVAENPDLEKSDIKTKTEGQQSPKVGEFESCEKGTLEDKPDEEDVCPICLEEYDEENPRSITKCEHHFHLCCILEWMERSDTCPVCDQITLIDEMYE; from the exons ATGGGTGGCTGCTGTTGCTGTTCATCAAGAGCATCTGAATCAGATAGAGCTCCAGTTCATATCTAC CATCGACAAAATCCTGAGGAGCATGAACCCTTGTCTTCAGCCTTTGATGGAGCATCTCCAACTTCTGCTATAGTTGCAGTTGACACAAATCTTGATACATCCACTCTTGACACTTACCGAGCACCACCTGCACCTTTGCCTTATGATGTTGGCCTGAAGGTTGCAGAGAATCCTG ATTTGGAAAAGTCAGACATTAAAACCAAAACTGAAGGGCAGCAGTCCCCAAAGGTGGGTGAATTTGAGTCATGCGAAAAAGGTACCCTCGAGGATAAGCCTGATGAGGAGGATGTTTGTCCAATCTGTCTTGAAG AATATGATGAAGAAAATCCCCGTTCTATCACCAAATGCGAGCATCATTTCCATCTCTGTTGCATTCTTGAATGGATGGAGAGAAGCGATACTTGCCCAGTTTGCGACCAG ATAACTCTGATAGATGAGATGTACGAATAG
- the LOC101761146 gene encoding calmodulin-binding receptor-like cytoplasmic kinase 2, translating to MDRRGALAPSSSGRRTPEHHRWAWSPAWSRPLSDRSSSSSSSFRSLFRSIGVWFTSLSTTSSMKRRSSKEPAVDVIKKPPLPAPTGKPSARGLYLSSGGGYRNGSGRQQQRPSFQFQSSVFSMDEILRATSNFSPALKVGQGGFGAVYKGVLPDGTTVAVKRAKHRMHNPHVDIEFRSEVKIMARIDHQSLVRFYGYIECGEERIVVVEFVPNGTLRDHLDRCNGRFLDLGTRLDIAIDVAHAVTYLHMYSDHPIIHRDIKSSNILLTHSLRAKVADFGFARLGAGEAAAHVTTQVKGTAGYLDPEYLKTCQLTDRSDVYSFGVLLVELASARRPIEAKREMKERLTARWAMARFIAGASADVLDPHLARTPAAERALEMLLELAFRCMVPVRNDRPAMSECCKALWAIRKTYRDMLAADVTPQPSDLPTGDLWRI from the exons ATGGACCGCCGCGGGGCCCTGGCCCCCTCGTCGTCCGGGCGCCGCACGCCGGAGCACCACCGCTGGGCGTGGAGCCCCGCCTGGTCGCGCCCGCTCTCCGAccgctcatcctcctcctcctcatcgttcAGGTCCCTCTTCCGCTCCATCGGGGTCTGGTTCACCTCCCTCTCAACCACCTCCTCCATGAAGCGCCGGAGCAGCAAGGAGCCGGCGGTTGACGTGATCAAGAAGCCGCCGC TGCCAGCGCCCACCGGCAAGCCGTCCGCCCGCGGGCTCTACCTGTCCAGCGGCGGGGGCTACCGGAACGGCAGcggccggcagcagcagcggccgtCGTTCCAGTTCCAGAGCTCCGTCTTCTCCATGGATGAGATCCTCCGGGCCACCAGCAACTTCTCGCCGGCGCTCAAGGTCGGCCAGGGCGGCTTCGGCGCCGTCTACAAGGGCGTCCTCCCCGACGGCACCACCGTCGCCGTCAAGCGCGCCAAGCACCGCATGCACAACCCCCACGTCGACATCGAGTTCCGCAGCGAGGTCAAGATCATGGCGCGCATCGACCACCAGAGCCTGGTCCGCTTCTACGGCTACATCGAGTGCGGCGAGGAGcgcatcgtcgtcgtcgagttCGTCCCCAACGGCACCCTCCGCGACCACCTCGACA GGTGCAACGGGCGGTTCCTTGACCTCGGCACGCGGCTGGACATCGCCATCGACGTCGCGCACGCCGTCACCTACCTCCACATGTACTCCGACCACCCCATCATCCACCGCGACATCAAGTCCTCCAACATCCTCCTCACCCACTCGCTCCGCGccaaggtcgccgacttcggcttcgcccgcctcggcgccggcgaggcggccgcgCACGTGACCACGCAGGTGAAGGGCACGGCGGGGTACCTGGATCCGGAGTACCTCAAGACGTGCCAGCTCACGGACCGCAGCGACGTCTACTCCTTCGGCGTCCTCCTTGTCGAGCtcgcctccgcgcgccgccccaTCGAGGCCAAGCGAGAGATGAAGGAGCGCCTCACCGCGCGCTGGGCCATGGCCAGGTTCATCGCCGGAGCCTCCGCCGACGTGCTCGACCCGCACCTCGCCCGCACGCCCGCCGCGGAGCGCGCGCTCGAGATGCTGCTGGAGCTCGCGTTCCGGTGCATGGTGCCCGTCAGGAACGACAGGCCCGCCATGAGCGAATGCTGCAAGGCGCTCTGGGCCATCAGGAAGACATACAGGGACATGCTCGCCGCCGACGTCACGCCACAGCCCTCCGACCTACCCACCGGCGACCTCTGGAGGATCTGA
- the LOC101761532 gene encoding protein DETOXIFICATION 35 isoform X3 produces the protein MEAPLLVKSAEDDVAAPRTYVEVREAFLREAERLWAIAAPITLNILCLYGVNSATQLFAGRLGNLELSAAAVGLSVVSNFSFGFLLGMGSALETLCGQAYGAGRVAALGLYTQRSCLVLAASALLLSPLYAFAGPILRLLGQDERIADAAGDFTLRLLPQMLSLAVAFPTQKFLQAQGKVAVLAWISLAALAAHVAMLALFVGALGWGLRGAAAAYDVTSWGVAVAQAVYVTRWCRGQGWEGLSWRAFRGLWAFAKLSLASAVMLCLEIWYMMVLVVIAGRLDDAEIAVGSVSICMNVNGWGAMLFIGLNAAISVRVSNELGSGRPRAAKHAVAAVVAQSLAMGLVAMAVVLAYRNSFAALFTGDREMQAAVGKVAYLLAATMVLNSVQPVISGVAIGGGWQALVAYINLGCYYAFGLPLGFCLGYFLRLGPQGIWAGMLCGTALQTVILLLVIWNTDWEAEANERIRAWGGEDDCDSEHLGTKEVFRV, from the exons atggaggCGCCGCTGCTCGTCAAGAGTGCCGAAGACGACGTGGCGGCGCCGAGGACCTACGTGGAGGTCCGTGAGGCCTTCCTCCGCGAGGCGGAGCGGCTGTGGGCGATCGCGGCGCCCATCACCCTCAACATCCTGTGCCTCTACGGCGTCAACTCCGCGACGCAGCTCTTCGCGGGCCGCCTCGGCAACCTGGAGctctcggccgccgccgtgggcctCTCCGTCGTCTCCAACTTCTCCTTCGGCTTCCTCCTCGGCATGGGCAGCGCCCTCGAGACGCTCTGCGGCCAGGCCTacggcgccggccgcgtcgccgcGCTGGGCCTCTACACGCAGCGCTCCTGCCtcgtcctcgccgcctccgcgctcCTCCTCTCGCCGCTCTACGCCTTCGCGGGGCCCATCCTGCGGCTGCTCGGCCAGGACGAGCgcatcgccgacgccgccggggACTTcacgctccgcctcctcccgcagATGCTCTCCCTCGCGGTCGCCTTCCCCACGCAGAAGTTTTTGCAGGCGCAGGGTAAGGTGGCGGTGCTCGCCTGGATCAGtctcgccgcgctcgccgctcACGTCGCCATGCTCGCGCTCTTCGTCGGCGCCCTCGGCTGGGGCCTCCGCGGGGCCGCCGCGGCCTACGACGTCACGTCGTGGGGCGTCGCCGTGGCGCAGGCGGTGTACGTGACGCGGTGGTGCCGGGGGCAGGGATGGGAGGGCCTGTCGTGGAGGGCGTTCCGGGGGCTCTGGGCCTTCGCCAAGCTCtcgctcgcctccgccgtcaTGCTCTGCCTCGAGATCTGGTACATGATGGTGCTCGTCGTgatcgccggccgcctcgacgACGCGGAGATCGCCGTCGGATCAGTCTCCATCTG CATGAACGTGAATGGTTGGGGGGCGATGCTCTTCATCGGCCTGAACGCCGCCATCAGCGTCCGCGTGTCCAACGAGCTGGGGtccggccgcccgcgcgccgccaagcacgcggtggcggcggtggtggcgcagtCGCTGGCGATGGGTCTGGTGGCCATGGCCGTGGTGCTGGCCTACCGGAACAGCTTCGCGGCGCTCTTCACGGGTGACCGGGAGATGCAGGCCGCGGTGGGGAAGGTGGCGTACCTGCTGGCGGCGACCATGGTGCTCAACAGCGTGCAGCCGGTGATCTCCGGCGTCGCCATCGGCGGCGGGTGGCAGGCGCTCGTGGCCTACATCAACCTGGGATGCTACTACGCGTTCGGGCTCCCGCTGGGGTTCTGCCTGGGGTACTTCCTCCGGCTGGGCCCGCAGGGGATCTGGGCCGGGATGCTGTGCGGCACCGCGCTGCAGACGGTCATCCTGCTGCTCGTCATCTGGAACACGGACTGGGAAGCCGAG GCGAACGAGCGCATCCGGGCGTGGGGAGGGGAGGACGATTGCGACAGCGAGCATCTGGGAACAAAGGAAGTGTTCCGAGTGTGA
- the LOC101761532 gene encoding protein DETOXIFICATION 35 isoform X1 produces MEAPLLVKSAEDDVAAPRTYVEVREAFLREAERLWAIAAPITLNILCLYGVNSATQLFAGRLGNLELSAAAVGLSVVSNFSFGFLLGMGSALETLCGQAYGAGRVAALGLYTQRSCLVLAASALLLSPLYAFAGPILRLLGQDERIADAAGDFTLRLLPQMLSLAVAFPTQKFLQAQGKVAVLAWISLAALAAHVAMLALFVGALGWGLRGAAAAYDVTSWGVAVAQAVYVTRWCRGQGWEGLSWRAFRGLWAFAKLSLASAVMLCLEIWYMMVLVVIAGRLDDAEIAVGSVSICMNVNGWGAMLFIGLNAAISVRVSNELGSGRPRAAKHAVAAVVAQSLAMGLVAMAVVLAYRNSFAALFTGDREMQAAVGKVAYLLAATMVLNSVQPVISGVAIGGGWQALVAYINLGCYYAFGLPLGFCLGYFLRLGPQGIWAGMLCGTALQTVILLLVIWNTDWEAEVLVLRLLHSVANSPNLLATNLQAAQANERIRAWGGEDDCDSEHLGTKEVFRV; encoded by the exons atggaggCGCCGCTGCTCGTCAAGAGTGCCGAAGACGACGTGGCGGCGCCGAGGACCTACGTGGAGGTCCGTGAGGCCTTCCTCCGCGAGGCGGAGCGGCTGTGGGCGATCGCGGCGCCCATCACCCTCAACATCCTGTGCCTCTACGGCGTCAACTCCGCGACGCAGCTCTTCGCGGGCCGCCTCGGCAACCTGGAGctctcggccgccgccgtgggcctCTCCGTCGTCTCCAACTTCTCCTTCGGCTTCCTCCTCGGCATGGGCAGCGCCCTCGAGACGCTCTGCGGCCAGGCCTacggcgccggccgcgtcgccgcGCTGGGCCTCTACACGCAGCGCTCCTGCCtcgtcctcgccgcctccgcgctcCTCCTCTCGCCGCTCTACGCCTTCGCGGGGCCCATCCTGCGGCTGCTCGGCCAGGACGAGCgcatcgccgacgccgccggggACTTcacgctccgcctcctcccgcagATGCTCTCCCTCGCGGTCGCCTTCCCCACGCAGAAGTTTTTGCAGGCGCAGGGTAAGGTGGCGGTGCTCGCCTGGATCAGtctcgccgcgctcgccgctcACGTCGCCATGCTCGCGCTCTTCGTCGGCGCCCTCGGCTGGGGCCTCCGCGGGGCCGCCGCGGCCTACGACGTCACGTCGTGGGGCGTCGCCGTGGCGCAGGCGGTGTACGTGACGCGGTGGTGCCGGGGGCAGGGATGGGAGGGCCTGTCGTGGAGGGCGTTCCGGGGGCTCTGGGCCTTCGCCAAGCTCtcgctcgcctccgccgtcaTGCTCTGCCTCGAGATCTGGTACATGATGGTGCTCGTCGTgatcgccggccgcctcgacgACGCGGAGATCGCCGTCGGATCAGTCTCCATCTG CATGAACGTGAATGGTTGGGGGGCGATGCTCTTCATCGGCCTGAACGCCGCCATCAGCGTCCGCGTGTCCAACGAGCTGGGGtccggccgcccgcgcgccgccaagcacgcggtggcggcggtggtggcgcagtCGCTGGCGATGGGTCTGGTGGCCATGGCCGTGGTGCTGGCCTACCGGAACAGCTTCGCGGCGCTCTTCACGGGTGACCGGGAGATGCAGGCCGCGGTGGGGAAGGTGGCGTACCTGCTGGCGGCGACCATGGTGCTCAACAGCGTGCAGCCGGTGATCTCCGGCGTCGCCATCGGCGGCGGGTGGCAGGCGCTCGTGGCCTACATCAACCTGGGATGCTACTACGCGTTCGGGCTCCCGCTGGGGTTCTGCCTGGGGTACTTCCTCCGGCTGGGCCCGCAGGGGATCTGGGCCGGGATGCTGTGCGGCACCGCGCTGCAGACGGTCATCCTGCTGCTCGTCATCTGGAACACGGACTGGGAAGCCGAGGTACTTGTTCTTCGTCTTCTTCATTCAGTTGCCAATTCCCCCAACTTGTTGGCGACGAACCTGCAGGCTGCGCAGGCGAACGAGCGCATCCGGGCGTGGGGAGGGGAGGACGATTGCGACAGCGAGCATCTGGGAACAAAGGAAGTGTTCCGAGTGTGA
- the LOC101758978 gene encoding ethylene receptor 3: MLWPRFRCPSRRHFPPISMRRLLLLVLAAAPAAATAGEMGYTHCACDGGGGGGGGGFWSLDNIFKWQKVSDLLIAAAYFSIPLELLYFVAGLRHLLPFRWVLVQFGAFIVLCGLTHLLAAFTYEPHPFMVVLLLTAAKFLTALVSFLTAITLLTLIPQLLRVKVRESLLWIKAHELDREVVLMKRQEEASWHVRMLTQEIRRSLDRHTVLYTTLIELSRVLALNNCAVWMPSEDKSGMCLTHELRRGSDGEAIVSADDADVLKVKGSDGVKLLPPESVLGSASGGGKEGTGTVAAIRMPMLKVADFKGGTPEVIQTSYAVLVLVPPSDRNWAPHELEIVEVVADQVAVALSHASLLEESQAMRDRLAEQNRELLQARRDTLMANEARDAFQRVMSQGMRKPIHSILGLVSVVQEEGLTSEQKLVIDTMARTATVVSTLINDVMEMSAVNQERFPLETRPFHLHSMIRDAACVARCLCDFRGFGFTVHVENTLPDLVIGDERRIFHVLLHMVGNLIGRINAGNVTFRVRADDEAMEDQRWDPWRPSYSGGHSSVKFVIGVKRQESADSSSSLAQFLRKPSTEGFDLRLSFSMCRKLVQMMQGNIWAILDGQGLPESMTLVLRFQLQPSLSGSSLRGSFDLQYPSPSSQIAGLKVLLIDDDDINLVVARKLLEKLGCTVSSLPSGSGFMNSVGPTSTLFQLVVVNLEITAVNPLDVASRIRQYRSTQWPLVMTMTSEHNVWEKCAQSGINGVLKKPLVLQEIKDELTRILQNT, encoded by the exons ATGCTCTGGCCAAGATTCAGATGCCCATCCAGACGCCATTTTCCCCCCATCTCCatgcgccgcctcctgctcctggtgctcgccgccgcgcccgccgccgccaccgccggcgaaaTGGGGTACACGCATTGCGCctgcgacggcggaggcggcggcggcggcggcggattctGGAGCCTGGACAACATCTTCAAGTGGCAGAAGGTCAGCGACCTGCTCATCGCCGCGGCCTACTTCTCCATCCCCCTCGAGCTCCTCTACTtcgtcgccggcctccgccaccTGCTCCCGTTCCGGTGGGTGCTGGTCCAGTTCGGCGCCTTCATCGTGCTCTGCGGCCTCACCCACCTGCTGGCGGCCTTCACCTACGAGCCCCACCCGTTCATGGTCgtgctgctcctcactgccgcCAAGTTCCTCACGGCGCTCGTCTCCTTCCTCACCGCCATCACGCTGCTCACGCTCATCCCGCAGCTGCTGCGCGTCAAGGTCCGCGAGAGCCTGCTCTGGATCAAGGCCCACGAGCTCGACCGCGAGGTGGTGCTTATGAAGCGCCAGGAGGAGGCGAGCTGGCACGTTCGCATGCTCACCCAGGAGatccgccgctccctcgacCGCCACACCGTGCTCTACACCACGCTTATCGAGCTCTCGAGGGTGCTCGCCCTCAACAACTGTGCCGTCTGGATGCCCTCCGAGGACAAGTCCGGAATGTGCCTCACCCACGAGCTCCGCCGGGGCAGCGACGGCGAAGCCATCGTCAGCGCCGACGACGCGGACGTCCTCAAGGTCAAGGGAAGCGATGGCGTCAAGTTGCTGCCGCCGGAGTCGGTCCTTGGgtcggccagcggcggcggcaaggaggGGACCGGCACGGTGGCTGCGATTCGGATGCCGATGCTCAAGGTTGCTGACTTCAAGGGTGGAACGCCGGAGGTGATCCAGACGAGCTATGCCGTGTTAGTTTTGGTGCCGCCCAGTGACAGGAACTGGGCACCGCACGAGCTGGAGATCGTCGAGGTGGTCGCCGATCAGGTGGCCGTCGCGCTCTCGCACGCCTCGCTGCTCGAGGAGTCGCAAGCAATGCGCGACAGGCTGGCCGAGCAGAACCGCGAGCTGCTGCAGGCGAGGCGGGACACCCTCATGGCGAATGAGGCCAGGGACGCGTTCCAGCGCGTCATGAGCCAGGGGATGAGGAAGCCCATCCACTCCATCCTGGGACTGGTGTCCGTGGTGCAGGAGGAGGGCCTAACGTCCGAGCAGAAGCTCGTCATTGACACTATGGCGCGGACAGCTACCGTTGTCTCGACGCTCATCAACGATGTCATGGAGATGTCCGCTGTCAACCAGGAGCGCTTCCCGCTGGAGACACGGCCATTCCACCTGCACTCCATGATCAGGGATGCCGCCTGCGTGGCGAGGTGTCTCTGTGACTTCAGGGGGTTTGGTTTCACGGTGCACGTCGAGAATACGCTGCCAGACCTTGTCATTGGCGACGAGCGACGGATTTTCCATGTCTTGCTGCACATGGTTGGCAATTTGATTGGTCGGATCAATGCTGGGAATGTCACGTTCCGGGTGCGTGCTGATGATGAGGCGATGGAGGACCAGAGGTGGGATCCATGGAGGCCAAGCTACTCCGGTGGGCACTCGTCGGTTAAGTTTGTGATTGGGGTGAAGAGGCAGGAGAGTGCTGACTCATCAAGCTCGCTTGCACAGTTCTTGCGGAAGCCAAGCACTGAGGGGTTTGATCTCAGGCTCAGCTTCAGCATGTGCAGGAAGCTTGTGCAG ATGATGCAAGGAAACATCTGGGCAATTCTTGACGGCCAAGGTCTCCCAGAGAGCATGACCCTGGTCCTGAGATTCCAGCTGCAACCATCGCTCTCGGGCTCCAGCCTCAGAGGATCATTTGATCTTCAGTACCCATCGCCATCAAGCCAAATCGCAGGCCTGAAGGTTCTGCTCATCGATGATGACGACATCAACCTAGTCGTGGCTCGTAAGCTTCTGGAGAAGCTTGGCTGCACTGTGTCCTCACTCCCCTCAGGTTCAGGGTTCATGAACTCCGTCGGGCCCACCTCTACCTTGTTCCAGCTCGTTGTGGTCAACCTGGAGATAACAGCAGTAAATCCCTTGGATGTTGCCTCGAGGATCAGGCAGTACAGGAGCACGCAGTGGCCTTTGGTCATGACGATGACATCAGAGCATAACGTGTGGGAGAAGTGCGCCCAGTCAGGGATCAACGGCGTCCTGAAGAAGCCACTTGTTCTGCAGGAAATAAAAGATGAGCTGACACGAATCCTTCAGAACACATGA
- the LOC101760740 gene encoding probable E3 ubiquitin-protein ligase RHB1A isoform X1, translated as MGGCCCCSSRASESDRAPVHIYHRQNPEEHEPLSSAFDGASPTSAIVAVDTNLDTSTLDTYRAPPAPLPYDVGLKVAENPDPFADLEKSDIKTKTEGQQSPKVGEFESCEKGTLEDKPDEEDVCPICLEEYDEENPRSITKCEHHFHLCCILEWMERSDTCPVCDQITLIDEMYE; from the exons ATGGGTGGCTGCTGTTGCTGTTCATCAAGAGCATCTGAATCAGATAGAGCTCCAGTTCATATCTAC CATCGACAAAATCCTGAGGAGCATGAACCCTTGTCTTCAGCCTTTGATGGAGCATCTCCAACTTCTGCTATAGTTGCAGTTGACACAAATCTTGATACATCCACTCTTGACACTTACCGAGCACCACCTGCACCTTTGCCTTATGATGTTGGCCTGAAGGTTGCAGAGAATCCTG ATCCATTTGCAGATTTGGAAAAGTCAGACATTAAAACCAAAACTGAAGGGCAGCAGTCCCCAAAGGTGGGTGAATTTGAGTCATGCGAAAAAGGTACCCTCGAGGATAAGCCTGATGAGGAGGATGTTTGTCCAATCTGTCTTGAAG AATATGATGAAGAAAATCCCCGTTCTATCACCAAATGCGAGCATCATTTCCATCTCTGTTGCATTCTTGAATGGATGGAGAGAAGCGATACTTGCCCAGTTTGCGACCAG ATAACTCTGATAGATGAGATGTACGAATAG